From the genome of Marixanthomonas ophiurae, one region includes:
- a CDS encoding acyl-CoA thioesterase, whose protein sequence is MYLKKFEIRWDDVDANRHLRNSAFIDYMSHTRMSFFSEKGFGQKHLAEMNLGPVALYERMYYFKEAFPGKPLRVSLQLRGLSEEGTFFEFVHNFYDHKGRNLGRCEMLGAWIDLKERKLVPLPKKFYSFLDGIDKTDDFRTITKEDTRKHGQFPKDLE, encoded by the coding sequence ATGTATTTAAAAAAATTTGAAATTCGTTGGGACGATGTAGATGCCAACCGCCACTTACGTAACAGTGCCTTTATAGATTATATGAGCCATACTCGAATGAGTTTTTTTAGCGAAAAGGGTTTTGGGCAAAAACATCTAGCCGAAATGAACTTAGGCCCAGTGGCACTTTACGAACGTATGTATTATTTTAAAGAAGCATTTCCAGGCAAACCACTACGTGTTTCATTACAATTAAGAGGACTTTCTGAAGAAGGAACTTTTTTTGAATTTGTGCACAATTTTTATGACCATAAAGGAAGAAACTTAGGTCGTTGCGAAATGTTAGGCGCTTGGATTGACCTTAAAGAACGAAAACTGGTTCCATTACCAAAAAAGTTTTATAGCTTTTTAGATGGTATTGATAAAACCGATGATTTTAGAACAATTACCAAAGAGGATACTCGTAAACACGGACAATTTCCGAAGGATTTAGAATAG
- a CDS encoding CvpA family protein yields the protein MVTIDIILGVILLIAFYLGFKKGLFVTLASLIGIVAGVYGAIYFSHYAADFLTNRFDWSTQTTNLAAFAVTFLIIVFVVSLAGKLLTKIADFAALGIVNKLLGAVFSVLKYAFIVSVIFMFVNASESYSIVSEEQRSESILYPPVASLAPLVLPHILREVDDLRYEEEEIREVEPEIQEQFPDTSSQEK from the coding sequence ATGGTCACAATCGATATTATTTTAGGCGTAATTTTATTAATTGCTTTTTACTTAGGATTTAAAAAGGGCCTTTTTGTGACCCTAGCGTCTTTAATTGGGATTGTTGCCGGCGTGTATGGTGCGATTTACTTTTCGCATTATGCGGCTGATTTTCTTACCAACCGATTTGACTGGAGCACGCAAACTACCAATCTAGCGGCTTTTGCTGTTACGTTTTTAATTATTGTTTTTGTGGTTTCATTGGCCGGAAAGCTGTTGACAAAAATAGCAGACTTTGCCGCTTTAGGAATTGTAAACAAACTATTGGGAGCCGTTTTTAGCGTACTAAAGTATGCTTTTATAGTAAGTGTAATCTTTATGTTTGTAAATGCTTCGGAGAGTTATTCTATTGTTTCTGAAGAACAACGTAGTGAATCAATTTTATATCCGCCAGTAGCTTCCTTAGCGCCATTGGTTCTTCCTCATATTTTACGAGAAGTAGATGACTTAAGATATGAAGAGGAGGAAATAAGAGAAGTAGAACCTGAAATTCAAGAACAATTTCCTGATACTTCTTCACAAGAAAAATAA
- the nadD gene encoding nicotinate (nicotinamide) nucleotide adenylyltransferase, protein MISAKKIGLYFGTFNPIHVGHLIIANHLVENSDLDEIWLVVTPHNPHKKKKTLLEDHHRLAMVRIALEEYPKLKASNIEFDLPQPNYTTNTLAHLEEKYPEKIFSLIMGEDNLKSLHKWKNYEVILDRYSIYVYPRISEGTIETQFTDHPKITKVDAPIMELSSTFIRKGIQSGINIRPMLPHTVWKYLDEMNFYK, encoded by the coding sequence ATGATTTCGGCAAAAAAAATAGGCCTTTATTTTGGTACGTTTAACCCTATTCACGTTGGTCACCTCATTATTGCCAACCATTTAGTGGAGAATAGTGATTTAGATGAAATTTGGTTGGTAGTAACGCCACACAATCCGCATAAAAAGAAAAAAACATTACTTGAAGATCATCACCGTTTGGCGATGGTACGCATTGCGTTAGAAGAATATCCAAAACTTAAAGCTAGCAATATTGAATTTGATCTTCCGCAGCCCAATTATACGACCAACACGTTGGCACATTTAGAAGAAAAATACCCTGAAAAGATATTCTCTTTAATAATGGGTGAGGATAATTTAAAGAGTTTGCATAAGTGGAAAAATTACGAGGTCATTTTAGACCGGTATTCCATTTATGTATATCCTAGAATTTCCGAAGGGACGATTGAAACTCAGTTTACAGATCATCCAAAAATTACTAAAGTAGATGCTCCCATTATGGAGCTTTCTTCAACTTTTATACGAAAAGGAATACAGTCTGGAATTAATATTCGCCCTATGTTGCCTCATACTGTTTGGAAGTATTTGGATGAAATGAATTTTTATAAATAA
- a CDS encoding SulP family inorganic anion transporter — protein sequence MFKGIFTNFKGNLFGGITAGIVALPLALAFGVQSGLGPAAGLYGAIMICFFASLFGGTNTQISGPTAPMTAVSMIVVAGIVAANNGSVEQALPYILMVFLLAGLFQVVMGVVGIGKYIRYIPYPVVSGFMTAIGVIILITQILPMLGYYAEDDTEYISEFKPQAEEVLLDNILKDEAGEGILVLEDFKETVIRAGEITESEINKEATTLAKSESSGVLGAIKSMPRALSSISWLEFALAALTIFIIYGFKRITTAVPSTLVALLVVSVGAYFLNLDYRPIEQIPGGFPIPNLDMFASFSVGKISPYVFSAITLAFLGAIDSLLTSVVADNMTKTKHKPNKELVGQGIGNSIASIFGGIPGAGATIRTVVNIKSGGTTRLSGMVAAVLLLIILLALGPVASQIPAAVLAGILITVGIGVMDYKGLKAIPKMQKSEIAVMMVVLVLSVFWNLVYAVGIGLILASIIFMKKMGDLTADQSKVVPLDNADELALPWRDEVEFPNKFREEVFIKRLEGPLFFGYTSDFQLLSEQIPNTAKHVVIRMGKVPYMDQSGLYAMEEVLLELRRRKVKIIFEQLQTQPRIMMENIDIIPDLVSKDRIFDNFKETIVYIKDNVEDEV from the coding sequence ATGTTTAAAGGAATATTTACAAATTTTAAAGGCAATCTTTTTGGTGGTATCACCGCTGGGATTGTAGCACTACCATTAGCATTGGCCTTTGGTGTGCAGTCTGGTCTTGGACCGGCCGCCGGTTTGTATGGAGCTATCATGATCTGTTTTTTTGCTTCCCTTTTTGGAGGGACAAATACACAGATATCTGGACCAACTGCACCTATGACAGCCGTTTCCATGATTGTTGTGGCAGGGATTGTTGCAGCTAATAATGGTAGTGTAGAGCAAGCTTTGCCTTATATATTAATGGTATTCTTATTGGCCGGATTATTTCAGGTCGTTATGGGAGTCGTAGGTATTGGTAAATACATTCGTTATATACCTTATCCCGTTGTTTCTGGTTTTATGACCGCTATTGGGGTTATTATATTAATAACGCAAATATTACCCATGTTAGGCTATTATGCTGAAGACGATACGGAATATATTAGTGAATTTAAACCCCAAGCCGAGGAAGTCTTATTGGATAATATCTTAAAAGATGAAGCTGGAGAAGGCATTTTAGTTTTAGAAGATTTCAAAGAAACGGTAATCAGAGCTGGAGAAATAACTGAATCTGAAATTAATAAAGAAGCGACAACACTTGCTAAATCTGAAAGTTCAGGGGTTTTAGGAGCTATAAAATCAATGCCTAGAGCCTTAAGCAGTATAAGCTGGTTGGAGTTTGCCTTGGCCGCATTGACCATATTTATCATTTATGGCTTTAAGCGCATAACAACTGCAGTACCTAGTACTCTTGTGGCTTTATTGGTTGTCTCGGTAGGAGCTTATTTTTTAAATTTAGATTATCGCCCAATTGAACAAATACCAGGTGGTTTTCCTATACCAAACCTTGATATGTTTGCAAGTTTCAGTGTAGGGAAAATTTCTCCCTATGTGTTTAGTGCCATAACTTTGGCGTTTTTAGGGGCAATCGACTCGCTTTTGACCTCTGTTGTGGCAGATAACATGACCAAAACTAAACACAAACCCAATAAAGAATTGGTAGGACAAGGTATTGGTAACAGTATTGCTTCTATTTTTGGTGGTATTCCAGGTGCGGGAGCGACCATTCGTACCGTTGTAAATATTAAATCTGGAGGTACTACTCGGCTTTCTGGTATGGTTGCAGCAGTATTATTACTTATTATTTTACTAGCATTGGGTCCTGTAGCATCACAAATTCCAGCCGCTGTACTTGCAGGTATTCTAATTACAGTGGGTATTGGCGTTATGGATTATAAAGGTTTAAAAGCTATCCCAAAAATGCAGAAAAGTGAAATTGCTGTGATGATGGTAGTTTTAGTATTATCCGTTTTTTGGAACTTAGTATATGCCGTAGGTATTGGACTAATATTAGCTTCCATAATTTTCATGAAAAAAATGGGAGATCTCACAGCAGACCAATCGAAAGTAGTTCCATTAGACAACGCAGATGAATTGGCATTGCCTTGGAGAGACGAAGTGGAATTTCCAAATAAATTTCGTGAAGAGGTGTTTATCAAAAGATTGGAAGGGCCATTATTTTTTGGGTATACATCAGATTTCCAACTCCTATCAGAGCAAATTCCAAATACGGCTAAACATGTTGTAATTCGAATGGGGAAAGTTCCATATATGGATCAATCCGGTTTATATGCTATGGAAGAAGTGTTGTTAGAACTACGAAGAAGAAAGGTAAAAATCATTTTCGAGCAATTGCAAACACAACCGCGCATTATGATGGAGAATATTGATATTATTCCAGATTTAGTGTCGAAAGATAGAATTTTCGATAACTTTAAAGAAACGATAGTCTACATTAAAGACAATGTAGAAGATGAAGTTTAA
- a CDS encoding NAD(P)H-dependent glycerol-3-phosphate dehydrogenase, translating into MTERPKFAVFGGGSWATAIVKMLCENLDEVGWYMRNTYALEHIKKEDHNPNYLSSVEFKVSQLKLSNDINEMVEYADYLIFVIPSAFVETELKKLTVSLEEKVIFSAIKGIVPETSLIVGDHFNTHYNVAFNNIGVISGPCHAEEVALERLSYLTIACADEEKAKLVADTLSSDYIKCTTSDDVMGTEYAAMLKNIYAIAAGIAHGLGYGDNFQSVLMSNAIREMKKYVKKVHKMKRNINDSAYLGDLLVTGYSVFSRNRMFGNMIGKGYTVKSAQMEMSMIAEGYYATKSAYNLNQAKGKKKAKTPIITAVYNILYEGKDPKKVFIKLTDKLD; encoded by the coding sequence ATGACTGAAAGACCAAAATTTGCCGTTTTTGGCGGCGGAAGCTGGGCAACCGCCATTGTGAAAATGCTTTGTGAAAATCTAGATGAAGTAGGTTGGTACATGCGTAACACATATGCACTAGAGCATATTAAAAAAGAAGACCACAACCCCAATTACTTGAGTTCTGTGGAGTTTAAGGTTTCACAGCTTAAATTGAGTAATGACATCAATGAAATGGTGGAATATGCAGATTACCTTATCTTCGTTATCCCCTCAGCATTTGTGGAAACCGAACTTAAGAAACTTACTGTTTCTCTTGAAGAAAAAGTAATCTTTTCAGCGATAAAAGGGATTGTTCCTGAAACTAGTTTAATTGTTGGAGACCATTTTAACACCCACTATAATGTAGCTTTTAATAATATTGGCGTTATTTCCGGTCCTTGTCATGCCGAAGAGGTCGCTTTAGAACGTTTGTCTTATTTAACCATTGCCTGCGCCGATGAAGAAAAAGCCAAGTTAGTTGCAGATACATTGTCCAGCGATTATATAAAATGTACCACTAGCGATGATGTAATGGGCACCGAATATGCGGCAATGCTTAAAAACATCTATGCAATTGCTGCCGGAATTGCACACGGTTTGGGTTACGGAGATAACTTCCAGAGTGTGTTGATGAGCAATGCCATACGCGAGATGAAAAAGTACGTGAAGAAAGTACACAAAATGAAACGTAACATAAACGATTCTGCCTATTTAGGAGATTTATTGGTTACGGGCTATTCCGTTTTTAGTCGAAATAGGATGTTTGGCAATATGATAGGGAAAGGCTATACCGTAAAAAGTGCGCAAATGGAAATGAGTATGATTGCCGAAGGTTATTATGCCACCAAAAGTGCCTATAACCTCAACCAGGCCAAAGGAAAGAAGAAAGCAAAAACCCCTATTATAACTGCTGTGTATAATATTCTATATGAAGGAAAAGACCCGAAAAAGGTGTTTATAAAGTTAACGGATAAGTTGGATTAA
- a CDS encoding TetR/AcrR family transcriptional regulator: MRNAQATKNTIINESANLFNTQGYKATSISDITKATGLTKGAIYRHFENKGDLEKHALQRLSKVMFGEIGTTIKEAKTFTSKIEAIFLFFENYMDTPLYEGGCPVMNAAVEADDANPVLREQACAMLQQFKDAVSTLIENGIKNNQVKPDADVAFYSTIFIATLEGGIMMSRLQRDKKAITHTIAHLRNIVAEISI, translated from the coding sequence ATGAGAAATGCACAGGCAACAAAAAATACCATTATTAATGAAAGCGCAAATTTGTTTAATACACAAGGATATAAGGCGACTTCCATTAGTGATATCACCAAAGCAACGGGTTTGACCAAAGGGGCAATTTATCGTCATTTTGAAAACAAAGGTGATCTAGAAAAACACGCATTGCAGCGATTGTCTAAAGTTATGTTTGGCGAAATAGGAACTACTATTAAAGAAGCGAAAACCTTCACGAGCAAAATAGAGGCTATTTTTTTGTTTTTTGAAAATTATATGGACACACCGTTGTACGAAGGCGGTTGCCCTGTAATGAATGCAGCCGTCGAGGCAGACGATGCCAACCCAGTTTTACGCGAACAAGCCTGCGCGATGTTACAACAGTTTAAAGATGCGGTGTCTACATTAATTGAAAACGGCATTAAAAACAACCAAGTTAAACCTGATGCAGATGTAGCTTTTTACAGTACCATTTTTATTGCTACACTAGAAGGCGGAATTATGATGAGCCGTTTACAGCGGGACAAAAAGGCGATTACACATACCATTGCCCACTTACGAAATATAGTTGCTGAGATTTCAATCTAA
- a CDS encoding carbonic anhydrase family protein: MKAHTKETQAKLTPNTALDILKEGNKRFTNNSKADRNLLEQVKDTQGGQYPFAVILSCIDSRVPAEIVFDQGIGDVFSARVAGNIVDKDILGSIEYGCKVAGSKLVVVLGHTSCGAVKGACDDVDLGNITSLVSKIKPAVAAVKEPTDESLRNSKNTDFVNEVSKTNVNHTLDNMRKQSPLLTEMEAEGEIKIVGAMYNVSTGEVTFYN; encoded by the coding sequence ATGAAAGCACATACTAAAGAAACACAAGCAAAATTAACACCTAATACAGCATTAGACATTTTAAAAGAAGGTAATAAGCGATTTACCAATAACTCTAAAGCGGATAGAAACTTATTAGAACAAGTAAAAGACACACAAGGAGGGCAATACCCATTTGCAGTAATTTTAAGCTGTATAGACTCTCGTGTTCCGGCTGAAATAGTATTCGATCAAGGAATTGGTGATGTGTTTAGTGCACGAGTAGCTGGTAATATTGTTGACAAAGATATTTTAGGAAGCATTGAATACGGTTGTAAAGTAGCCGGGTCAAAATTAGTTGTGGTATTAGGACATACCTCTTGTGGAGCTGTAAAAGGAGCTTGTGACGATGTGGATCTAGGTAATATTACCAGTCTTGTTTCAAAAATAAAGCCAGCTGTTGCTGCTGTAAAAGAACCAACAGATGAATCACTTCGAAACTCAAAAAACACTGATTTTGTAAATGAAGTTTCAAAAACTAATGTAAACCATACGCTAGATAACATGCGCAAACAAAGCCCTCTTTTAACCGAAATGGAAGCTGAAGGCGAGATAAAAATAGTAGGCGCTATGTACAACGTAAGTACAGGCGAAGTAACGTTTTACAACTAA
- the pheS gene encoding phenylalanine--tRNA ligase subunit alpha, which produces MLDKIKEHITEVEAFNTTSKDEIEKFRIKYLGKKGLLNDFFAEFKNVPNEQKKEFGQTINTLKNAAQEKVDSLKATLEAKEETKGIYGDLSRPGEPIELGSRHPISVVKNKITEIFSRIGFNVSEGPEIEDDWHNFTALNLPEYHPARDMQDTFFVQTDPDIMLRTHTSTVQVRYMENNKPPIRTISPGRVYRNEAISARSHCFFHQVEGLYVDKGVSFADLKQTLQYFTTELFGKSKIRLRPSYFPFTEPSAEVDVYWGLETETDYKMTKGTGWLEIMGCGMVDPNVLENCGIDSEVYSGFAFGMGIDRIALLLHQIPDIRMLSENDIRFLRQFKSVL; this is translated from the coding sequence ATGCTAGATAAAATTAAAGAACATATTACCGAAGTTGAAGCGTTTAACACAACTTCAAAAGACGAAATAGAGAAATTCCGCATCAAATACCTTGGAAAAAAAGGCTTGCTGAATGATTTCTTTGCCGAATTTAAAAACGTTCCTAATGAGCAAAAAAAGGAATTTGGGCAGACTATTAACACACTTAAAAATGCTGCTCAAGAAAAAGTAGATTCTTTAAAAGCAACATTAGAAGCGAAAGAAGAAACCAAAGGTATTTATGGTGATCTTTCTCGTCCAGGTGAACCGATTGAACTAGGTTCACGCCACCCTATTTCTGTCGTTAAGAATAAAATTACGGAGATATTTTCTCGTATTGGTTTTAATGTTTCCGAAGGACCCGAGATTGAAGATGATTGGCACAACTTTACAGCTTTAAACTTACCCGAATACCACCCAGCTCGTGATATGCAGGATACCTTTTTTGTGCAGACTGATCCTGATATTATGCTACGGACGCATACATCGACCGTTCAAGTTCGATACATGGAAAATAACAAACCGCCCATTCGTACTATTTCCCCGGGACGCGTATATAGGAATGAAGCTATTTCAGCACGGTCTCATTGCTTTTTTCATCAAGTGGAGGGTTTGTATGTAGATAAAGGCGTAAGCTTTGCAGACTTAAAACAAACGCTTCAATACTTTACGACGGAATTGTTTGGGAAATCTAAAATACGATTGCGACCTTCTTACTTTCCATTTACAGAACCCAGTGCCGAAGTAGATGTGTATTGGGGACTAGAAACCGAAACCGATTATAAAATGACTAAAGGTACCGGTTGGTTAGAAATCATGGGTTGTGGTATGGTAGATCCCAACGTTCTTGAAAACTGCGGAATCGATTCTGAAGTATATTCAGGTTTCGCCTTCGGGATGGGAATAGATCGTATCGCCTTGTTATTACACCAAATACCAGACATTCGCATGTTAAGTGAAAATGATATTCGCTTTTTACGACAGTTTAAAAGCGTATTATAA
- a CDS encoding YheT family hydrolase, whose amino-acid sequence MPLIESTYSPSGIFKSGHVATIYSAKLRPVPNILQRRERINLEDGDFLDIDFSFADNKTSKVAIILHGLEGNAQRRYIKGQAKSLTKHGWDAVAVNFRGCSGEPNKLFSSYNAGKTDDLQAVVDFLLKKEKYDTLSLIGFSLGGNLMLKYLGEQRNLPKEIESAVAISTPLNLRGTLESLSNFDNWVYRTSFLHNLRKKLKIKVQQFPEKMSPSDVKQVKSLLDFDNLYTAPAFGFKDAYDYYKQNSSGQFLPTISIPVLILNAKNDSFLTEESYPYSFAKNSENIYLETPEYGGHVGFHQTNATYYSEKRATSFLNKEA is encoded by the coding sequence ATGCCACTAATTGAATCTACTTATTCCCCTAGCGGTATCTTTAAAAGCGGGCATGTTGCCACGATTTATTCAGCTAAACTGCGTCCTGTCCCTAACATACTGCAGCGTCGCGAACGCATAAATCTAGAAGATGGTGATTTTTTAGATATTGATTTCTCGTTTGCAGATAATAAAACTTCAAAAGTGGCTATTATTTTGCACGGATTGGAAGGAAACGCGCAACGCCGCTATATAAAAGGACAAGCGAAAAGCCTAACAAAACACGGTTGGGATGCCGTGGCTGTTAACTTTAGGGGTTGTAGCGGCGAACCAAATAAGCTATTTTCTTCTTATAATGCCGGAAAAACAGACGATTTGCAAGCCGTTGTCGATTTTCTTCTGAAGAAAGAAAAGTATGATACCCTATCGTTAATTGGTTTCAGTTTAGGCGGAAATTTAATGTTGAAATATTTAGGTGAGCAAAGAAACCTTCCGAAGGAAATAGAAAGTGCCGTTGCCATTTCTACGCCTTTAAATTTGAGAGGAACACTAGAATCGCTTTCCAATTTTGATAATTGGGTATACCGAACTTCGTTTTTACACAATCTTCGGAAGAAATTAAAGATTAAGGTGCAACAGTTCCCTGAAAAAATGAGCCCTTCAGATGTAAAACAAGTTAAATCCCTATTGGATTTCGACAACCTATATACCGCTCCCGCATTTGGGTTTAAAGATGCGTACGATTATTACAAACAAAATAGTAGCGGTCAATTTTTGCCTACTATCAGTATCCCGGTGTTGATTTTAAACGCCAAAAATGATTCATTTCTAACGGAGGAAAGCTATCCGTATTCGTTTGCAAAAAATTCTGAAAATATCTATTTAGAAACCCCAGAATATGGTGGTCACGTAGGGTTTCATCAAACAAATGCAACCTATTACAGTGAAAAAAGAGCGACTTCTTTTTTAAATAAAGAAGCATAA
- the gmk gene encoding guanylate kinase yields the protein MEGGKLFVFSAPSGSGKTTIVQYLLAQEELNLAFSISCTSREPRGHETHGKDYHFISLKDFKQHIKNDEFLEWEEVYRDNFYGTLKTEVERIWAQGKNVIFDIDVVGGLRIKKKYPDKTLAVFVKPPSVDELKRRLKKRKTESDERINMRIAKASVELATAPQFDYIIKNNDLDTALNEAKELVSDFIKNGHPEKEEE from the coding sequence ATGGAAGGAGGGAAATTATTTGTTTTTTCGGCCCCGTCCGGAAGCGGTAAAACAACGATTGTACAATATTTGCTCGCCCAAGAAGAACTGAATTTAGCCTTTTCCATCTCGTGTACTTCTCGAGAACCTAGAGGGCACGAAACGCACGGTAAAGACTATCATTTTATTAGTTTAAAAGACTTTAAACAACACATTAAAAATGATGAGTTTTTAGAGTGGGAAGAAGTCTATCGCGATAATTTTTACGGAACTTTAAAAACCGAAGTAGAACGCATTTGGGCACAAGGTAAAAATGTAATTTTTGATATCGATGTAGTTGGCGGACTTCGAATTAAGAAGAAATATCCCGATAAAACCTTAGCCGTTTTTGTAAAACCACCTAGTGTGGACGAATTAAAACGCAGACTTAAAAAACGAAAAACTGAAAGCGATGAGCGTATTAATATGCGCATTGCAAAAGCTTCAGTCGAATTAGCTACTGCCCCACAGTTTGATTATATCATTAAGAATAACGACTTAGATACTGCTTTAAACGAAGCGAAAGAATTAGTATCTGATTTTATTAAAAATGGTCACCCGGAAAAAGAAGAAGAGTAA
- a CDS encoding YicC/YloC family endoribonuclease has protein sequence MIQSMTGYGKSLVQLPSKKITVEIKSLNSKNLDVNARVPSAYREKELDIRKRISKSLSRGKVDFNLYVEQTGEETSTVINETAVKQYMKQLAHITDGDPVELMKMAVRFPDALQTERDEVDETEYNKIIEAVDEALHSINEYRNDEGKALESDFKKRITNISSLLDEVMELDPQRMDNVKERLTKAVSDLKETVDENRFEQELVYYLEKYDITEEQVRLSNHLSYFSETLQSKDSNGKKLGFISQEIGREINTIGSKANFAPMQQVVVQMKDELEKIKEQALNVL, from the coding sequence ATGATCCAGTCCATGACCGGTTATGGTAAAAGCCTAGTGCAATTGCCTTCCAAAAAAATTACGGTTGAAATAAAATCGTTAAACAGTAAAAACCTTGATGTAAATGCGAGGGTTCCCTCTGCTTATCGTGAAAAGGAATTAGATATTCGGAAACGAATTTCAAAATCCCTTTCTCGCGGGAAAGTAGATTTTAACCTGTACGTAGAGCAAACAGGTGAGGAAACATCAACTGTAATAAACGAAACTGCTGTTAAACAATACATGAAACAATTGGCTCATATTACAGATGGTGATCCCGTTGAGTTGATGAAAATGGCCGTTCGTTTTCCCGATGCGTTACAAACCGAGCGAGATGAAGTTGATGAGACAGAATACAATAAAATAATCGAAGCGGTTGACGAAGCATTGCATTCTATAAATGAATACAGAAATGACGAAGGAAAAGCATTGGAATCCGATTTTAAAAAACGTATTACTAACATTTCCTCTTTGTTAGATGAAGTTATGGAACTCGATCCACAACGTATGGATAATGTTAAAGAACGGTTGACAAAAGCCGTAAGCGATTTAAAAGAAACCGTTGACGAAAACCGTTTTGAGCAAGAATTGGTTTATTACCTTGAAAAATACGACATTACCGAAGAGCAAGTTCGATTAAGTAATCACCTTTCTTATTTTTCTGAAACCTTACAAAGTAAAGATAGTAACGGTAAAAAATTAGGGTTTATCTCTCAAGAAATTGGTCGTGAAATCAACACCATTGGTAGCAAAGCCAACTTTGCCCCTATGCAACAAGTAGTGGTTCAAATGAAAGATGAACTGGAAAAAATAAAGGAACAAGCTTTAAATGTATTGTAA
- a CDS encoding alpha/beta hydrolase, producing the protein MKKLLTKLTGKYLNATAPLFPKLNREQAFKLLCKVRSVPISKEGHDFFDTAETSYIEVPQASIAVHKWGNGPKKILFLHGWMSHSKRWQPYINKLDTSEYAIYSLDAPAHGLSKGKTMNIEMYRQATETIIQKLGGVDHLVCHSLGSLVGAYTFLANKQIQVNDYIIMGAPAGMNSIYGFFRDALKLSNRTIDNLGIKVDSVLKVPASKLTMKHFFEEAEKPIFVVHEESDKVTPISEIKKAIQATNPPIQTWFTTGQDHNLTKPETVETILNHITEKNSKQKELCI; encoded by the coding sequence ATGAAAAAGTTACTTACCAAATTAACAGGAAAATATTTAAACGCAACGGCACCATTATTCCCAAAACTGAATAGGGAACAAGCTTTTAAACTGTTGTGTAAGGTGAGGTCCGTTCCTATTTCAAAAGAAGGACATGATTTTTTTGATACTGCTGAAACCTCATACATTGAAGTGCCTCAAGCTTCCATTGCGGTGCACAAATGGGGTAATGGACCTAAAAAAATACTTTTTTTGCATGGTTGGATGAGTCACTCTAAAAGATGGCAACCTTATATTAATAAGTTAGATACTTCAGAATATGCTATTTACTCATTAGATGCTCCAGCCCATGGTCTTTCAAAAGGAAAAACCATGAATATTGAGATGTATCGTCAGGCTACCGAGACTATAATTCAAAAATTAGGAGGCGTAGACCATTTAGTTTGTCACTCGTTAGGAAGTTTAGTGGGCGCTTATACTTTTTTAGCTAACAAACAAATTCAGGTTAACGACTATATTATTATGGGAGCTCCTGCCGGGATGAATTCCATTTATGGATTTTTTAGAGACGCGCTAAAACTTTCAAATAGAACCATTGATAATTTAGGAATAAAAGTAGATTCTGTTTTAAAAGTTCCGGCATCAAAACTTACCATGAAACATTTTTTTGAGGAAGCTGAAAAACCAATATTTGTGGTTCATGAAGAATCTGATAAAGTAACGCCTATTTCAGAAATAAAAAAAGCAATACAAGCTACTAATCCACCTATACAAACGTGGTTTACAACCGGTCAAGATCATAATCTTACCAAACCGGAAACAGTTGAAACCATACTAAACCATATAACAGAAAAAAATAGTAAACAAAAAGAACTATGTATTTAA